The following proteins are encoded in a genomic region of Prochlorococcus marinus XMU1408:
- the xth gene encoding exodeoxyribonuclease III, producing the protein MLVATWNVNSIRSRIDHVKEWLITNKIDILCLQETKTEDYLFPVEVFSNLGYEVSISGQKSYNGVAIISKFPINDIKIGFDKVISNHEDLDILSQQKRIISAEINDMIIINVYVPNGSSIDSDKFIYKVKWLECLKLYLKQIISSHSPICLLGDFNIAPEDKDIHTPSNYEESIMTSSKERKLLKDALGEELEDVFRIFEPGEKHWSWWDYRHSAWERDKGWRIDHIYLTEDILSCANSCWIDKEPRSKEKPSDHAPVIVDISWPPSEIENEFFF; encoded by the coding sequence TTGCTTGTAGCAACATGGAATGTCAATTCTATTCGCTCAAGAATAGATCATGTTAAAGAATGGCTAATTACCAACAAGATTGACATACTTTGCTTACAAGAAACAAAAACAGAGGATTATTTATTCCCAGTCGAAGTTTTTTCAAACCTTGGTTACGAAGTTTCAATATCTGGGCAAAAATCTTATAATGGTGTTGCAATAATAAGTAAATTCCCGATTAATGATATAAAGATTGGTTTTGATAAGGTAATATCAAACCATGAAGATTTAGATATTTTAAGTCAACAAAAAAGAATTATAAGTGCTGAAATCAATGATATGATAATCATCAATGTTTATGTTCCTAATGGATCATCGATTGATTCGGATAAGTTTATTTACAAAGTAAAATGGCTAGAATGTCTGAAATTATATCTAAAGCAAATAATTTCAAGTCATTCACCTATATGTTTATTAGGAGACTTTAATATAGCCCCGGAAGATAAAGATATACATACGCCAAGTAATTACGAAGAGTCAATTATGACCTCTTCCAAAGAAAGAAAATTACTCAAAGATGCTTTAGGAGAAGAATTAGAAGATGTTTTTAGAATTTTTGAACCAGGAGAAAAACATTGGTCATGGTGGGATTATCGCCATTCAGCTTGGGAGAGGGATAAGGGTTGGCGAATCGATCATATTTATCTAACAGAAGATATTCTAAGTTGTGCCAACAGTTGTTGGATCGATAAAGAACCCAGATCCAAAGAGAAACCTAGTGACCACGCACCTGTAATTGTCGATATAAGCTGGCCACCATCAGAGATTGAAAATGAATTTTTCTTTTAA